In Eubacteriales bacterium mix99, the DNA window AATGGTTTAGCACTCAATAAAGGAGAGTGCTAACAAAAGGAGGTGGGCGAGATGAAGTTGGGCGCAAGAAAGCTGAAGATTTTGCAGGCAATCATTGATGACTATATCCGGACAGCCGAACCGGTCGGATCCCGGACACTGGCCAAAAAATATGGGCTGGGCATCAGTTCTGCCACCATTCGGAATGAGATGTCCGACCTGGAAGAGATGGGGTTTTTGGAACAGCCTCATACATCTGCGGGAAGAGTCCCCTCCGACAAAGCCTACCGGTTTTATGTTGATAAGCTCATGAAGGTCCGGAGTCTGGATCAGAAGGAAGCGGAGTATATCAGGGAAACCTATGAAAGCACGATTGATCAGATTGAGCAGATTATTTTTCATACGGCTGAAACATTATCTGAGGTGACCAACTATACTTCCCTGGCCATGGCTCCCCGGCTGAGCAAGGTTACGATCCGGCATATCCAGCTGGTGCAGGTGGACGGGGAGTTTGCACTGCTGGTGATTGTAACGAGCTCCGGTATCCTCCGGGACACGTTGATCCGGATTCCTGAGGGAATCAACAATGATTATCTGTCCAGGGTTTCCAACATACTGAACGAACAGTTCCGCGGGAAGACCATTGATCAGATCGATACCGAAGATCTTGCCAATATACGGGATAAATTTCTGAAGAACAGGAAGTTTTTCAGCAGTTTGCTGGATATCCTGATACAACGATTCCGGGAGTCGGAGAAGAGAGAGGTTTATCTGGGCGGGACGACCAATATCTTCAATTTTCCGGAATACCAGGATATTATCCGCGCCCAGTCCTTTTTGAATCTCATGGAGGAAAAGGATCTGTTGTATGATATCCTTTCGAATTCCACAGAGGATGGGGTATGGGTATCCATCGGTTCGGAGAATTCCTATAATGAGCTTCACGATTGCAGTATTGTAACCGCTACCTACAGTCTGGAAGACAGGGTGCTGGGTACAATCGGATTAATCGGGCCGACAAGGATGGAGTATTCCAAGGCAATATCGGTAATGGACTATATGGGCAAGGCCCTGAGCCGATATCTGACAAGGCTGTATGGCAGGTAAGGCTGCCCTGTGGCAGGCAGACAAGAGCGGTCTTTACAGGATCGTTTTGATCAGTACGTATAATGAGGTGATGGTATGACGAAGGATAAAGCAAAAAAAGAGAAAAGAGAAAAAAAAGGCTCCATTGACAAGGGAAAAATTGAGGATTTGAAATTTTCCGGGGATACCGGCAGCCCATCCGGTTCGGATACAC includes these proteins:
- the hrcA gene encoding heat-inducible transcriptional repressor HrcA: MKLGARKLKILQAIIDDYIRTAEPVGSRTLAKKYGLGISSATIRNEMSDLEEMGFLEQPHTSAGRVPSDKAYRFYVDKLMKVRSLDQKEAEYIRETYESTIDQIEQIIFHTAETLSEVTNYTSLAMAPRLSKVTIRHIQLVQVDGEFALLVIVTSSGILRDTLIRIPEGINNDYLSRVSNILNEQFRGKTIDQIDTEDLANIRDKFLKNRKFFSSLLDILIQRFRESEKREVYLGGTTNIFNFPEYQDIIRAQSFLNLMEEKDLLYDILSNSTEDGVWVSIGSENSYNELHDCSIVTATYSLEDRVLGTIGLIGPTRMEYSKAISVMDYMGKALSRYLTRLYGR